The region gttatatccttttccatcccttcacctttagtctctgtgtgtgcgtctacagatgaggtgggtctcttgaagactgcatatacttgggtctagctttttaatccaatcaatcagtctgtgtcttttgatgggaagtttaatgcattcacatttagggtagttattgacaagtactgtttaattcctgtcatttagttgctttttgtttagatgattcaaatatcttttgatcattacttccccttttatttctcttcttcagtgttagctggaaatttgaggtggcatgatttagcttctttctctttctcactggcatttttgttttaacatcaggtttttctctttcttgtatattcatgatagTGAATATTGTTcttcggattccagatgcaggactcccttgagaaattcTTACAGGCCTAGTCGTGCAGTAGTGAACtcccagaatttttgtttctctgagaaatgcactatttctccctcatttcttaaggagtgccttgctgggtaaagaattcttggctggcaatttttttctttcagtattttgaatatataattccactttcttctggcctgtagggtttcagttgagaagtctgctgttagtctgacaggggttcccttataggtgacttgtcatttttctcttgctgcttttagaattctctctttgtctttgagctttgcaaatttgacgataatgtttctcagagaggatctttttggattgaatctgtttggcaacctttgagcttcctggatctgaaggtctgcatctccccctacacctgggaagttttctgttattgaagttttcaatatcttttcctttctccagcccttctgaaatacccacaatttggatgctagagcacttgagtttgtctgctatctctcttaattttttttcatattttaaattcttacccttttttttttttttttctggtctgcctgggttatttcaaaaagaccaccttcgatatctgaaattctttcttctgcttgctctagcctgctgctcacctctctgttacgttttttattttattgactgagtctttcatttctaggagttctgctacactctttttttaaggtatcaatctctttgtaaatttcctccttcgtgttctggacattttttcttgtttcattgtgttctctaattgagtcttcttttacctctttgatttttcttcagatcattgctcagaattccttttcagacatttcaaggattccatgttctatggggtctgaaatttgagcattactgtattcctttggtggtgtcatatcttcttgtttttttgtagttctagtattttttcattgatgtttggtcatctggtagaggacttgcttcttctactactctggggttatctatgaggataaagacttcttcctctattttcaggctctaCTAGTGACCCTTCTTATATCtatgtagtcaagtgagcagcaggttgcctttagagtggccctggctggtaCTGTgctggtgaactgtccttgcagtgacagtaggtgCGGCAGTTGCTAAATAACATCACCTTGACTCCTGTTatagaatctgtggccatagactgagctCCCAGTACCACATGGATCTCGGCTCACCTCTGCACTTGCTGGGCCTATGGgcgcttccctctggggcctaggactgagccctggtgccatgcaggtctgagctcacctcagaggctgctgcagctgttggcacttccctctggggcctaagaGTGAGCCCCAGTGCCACACGGGTCTCCACTCCTTaaacattctttaagaaaatgatttctattcttccaaATCAGGAATAGATATGCTGCAATTCATTTAACTAGTGCCCTATCATTGGACCtcggggtttttaaaaaattacttaaattaacactttaagccttgtacataaatattggtatatatgTGATTATCTTATTAAGGTAAATGTCTAGAAGTAACATTACTGGGGCAAAGTCTATTAAACATATAcagattttatccataatttcaactatctttccaaggaatataattatgccaaattgtaatttactggtgtttatttccctgcatgttttatagcattaggtattttcagggtttttttttctttctttctaatcttagcccaattttccagagaaaaagttatgtcattgggttaatttttattcctttcactctAAAGAAGTCAAGCACTTTTTAACACAATTACTCTTCACTTTTCTGGTGAattgtcttttacatttctgtccaaatttctactttgggcttcatctttattttctttgtaaaaagctctgtatgttaaatataaataactatgattgtgttatatatttaaaattattattctggtgtttcctgtgtctttgatggtacttttgacattaagaagattttcatttttatgttgtcaaacctattaattttctgtgtttgcttttatgtttaaaaattattttccattttgatatcagaaattattttcctatgtaagcttcaagttcttttctcttttataaagagcaAGAATCTAGTGTGGATTACTTTTTAATGGTAGGAGAATTTTGTTAATCAATTGTTCTGGCATGTATCacataactttcatttatttattttatttagttagtttagaatagactttcctttcttttctgatttaaaatttcacctttattaCATACCTTATTTATATACAGATTTATCTCTGGACAGTTCTCTCTCACAGTTTGTCAATCACatgggataaaaatgttttaagtattgtacttttataatgtatttaaatacctgATTGTGCAATTCctcttaattcatttgaatttttcaaagttgtctcTGTCGGAATGCAAACTAGTATAGTATAAATGTCAACATTATTGTTAGATAAGGAGAGCTACAGAAGTTTTGAAATGAAGGAGAGCAGACAGGAACTTAGGGAAAATGTGGCACTTTGGCTGGACCCAGAATGATGACTATGATTTGgcttggcagagaggaaagaaaagggacattCCAGACCGGGGCGAATAGCCTGAGCAGCGCCCAGAATACTGAACAAGCAGTGTATAATGGGTGATGGGAGAGTGAGGGTGAAAGGGATCTAACATTTGTGGAATACCTACTGAATGTGAGTCACTATGCTAAGAATCTTATAGGAAAAACTCTGAGGGCAGCTGAATCCTCATACTTTCACTCCTGTGCCAGTGCATGTTCAGTGCCTTGTTTTCAAgcccttccaatttggatgcagaactcagtgtttctttgactttctgagaaacaatttgctCACACAAGAACTTTATTGGTCAAAGTAAACCAGTTTCTTGACCTCAACACCATACATTTCAGACCAAAAGATCAGTTGTCATAGGGTGCTATCTGGTGCATTATAGGGTGTTTATCGCTGACTTCTGCctgctggatgccagtagcaattCTGCTCCCTGATAGGGACAACTAAAacggtctccagacattgccaaatgtcaaacTGGGGACAAAATCAACTCCAGTTCAGAAACACAGATTGCAACAAAGACAGGAAAGTTTACAGGGGGGTTTATATTACACAGTGCACATTAtataatctctttttgttttcctccctgaaGTGCCTTCGTGGTTTTGCCTTGGATTGATTGTACCCCCCAAACCTtgaatccccccacccctgtgatggtgttaagagggtgggaaatcctattatggtaacttaaagatggagacttgaagaggtgattagattgcaggaccatgctgtagtgaatggattaataattgtggtcaggggcatggtttgaagggctttaaaaggagattgaggaggttcatctctgctctctctgcttcttgcaatgagaagggtcactgtcaccaccaccagatatgttccttggactttggacttcccagcctcagaaactgtcagcaataaatttcaatttctttataaaatacccagttccgtatattttgttataagcaacagaaacagactaatacagtatctctACAACTAGGTTtgatttgctgttgttgcttgtttctttttgctgaatttattgcaCAGTGTCTCAACcacggcactactgacatttgggccagataattctctgttgtggggagCCTCTCCTATGCATTGTGGGGTGTTTAGTGGTACCCAGGAGATGCCaatgctaccaccaccaccccaagttgtgacaaccaaatctGTATCTAGACATTGACAAAATTGTCTCTGGTGGAGGACCGCTGATACAACTATACCAAAGATAGGAAATTTGTAGGGCTTTATTCTATACAATCCATAAGATATAGCTTAGaaaccctctattttttttttcctttggagtcTATCACTATCCTttcagtgatggagatgcaaggattactcaaagcccaaatatttgaaagctatgagaggcccagagggactacaccaagctaactcctgcaagaaaggagaaagctggTGCAGCCCTGAGCTCGGTCATGTCTCATCTTCTGTGGTAGTATCCAGACCTTGGCCATGTAACAAGCTGAATATAGTattaaaagaagtacagaaaggagtgtgtgaacaggacagaaaatgatctcagtgttTCCTACTAATGAATCAGGACAtctttgctgtttccagcatgtgctgttttcagcacataatgttcccattctgtgcacttaaggcttttgccctttgtgcattCCCTATTCTAAACAGGCCCCTGTGTTCCCAAAGGAGCCCCTTCTTGGTTACTATGCaactggttgttttgtttttcttatggtctCTCAAGGATTCTCCATCTCAGCACTATTGTtttaggccagataattctttgttgtgtgggacTGTCCATAGATTGCAGGGTGTTTAGcaacttctacccactagatgccagtagttccTCACCCCCCGCCCAAAGTTGTAGCAACCATTACTGTCTTCAGATATTGTCAAAGGTCTCCTGGGTAGCAAAGTACCCCTGGTTAAGAACCGTTCTTCTGTCTCTACTTACCTTTCTCCATACACTGGCTcttcttttcagccttttcttatAGAAGAAATGCACACTTTTCTTACTCACAGACACTGActgatagtttttgttgttgttgttatttagacATGATTGAGTAGGTTACttatgaatattagaaattatgagATTAAGCACCTGGTATATGTCATTCAAATGTGTTAACCATTGCTATTAATTTTATCAGGAGATATTGAGCCTatatataaaacctttaaaagcagactttaaaccTCAAATACCTATGCCTAGAGtgtttaactcttttttcctcttaatttctgaCTTATTTGTGTTCACAACTAAGGCAAGCAAGCTGTGGGAAAAGACAgttgcattcatttttctctttattttgccagaaatgttaagtcttaactaattccaacgtttccatgaaaactgaattttggaatttattttgcatcATTGTGGCGATATTGTTTGCAATTGTGAGATGTATGTTGCTTCTAAGTAAGGCATAAGAGatggaattataaacaaaattagagtTTTACTAAAATGGGTTCCTATGGCAAGAGtgtcatctgatttttttatattttccccagtagatgatatatttctctttcacactcaatttttcctctggtgtgtgtgtatatgtggttttgaccttttcaagacaaattgaatcaaaaattaaaaacaaaatatgatgaaaagaaaagcaaagaataaaaagagaccTGCCAGCCACATTACAAAATTACTAAACATGCAGAAAGTATTCCTGATCTTTAAAAAGGGtttctttgttcaatttattacaCAAGGGTGCAATTTTCCCTAGATTAGATTATAAGGTGTTAATACAAAGTTGGGGTACACGATTTTACTTataatatcacaaaattttagaggtgaaggagaccccaaatttttttaatctaaccatCCCATTTTATGAGTGGAGAAATTGAGACCTAGAGAAGACAAGTGACCTCCCTGGAATTTCTAATCAGTGGTTAGTGACAGAATTCACATAAGGATATGATTCCCAGACAGTCAGACACGTGTTCTCTTGGTTACATCTATCAGATAATATAGAACTGTagaatcttctagaagatttagcacttattttctaatgaactaaaaaataattcaggaatgaCAGTGGAGATATGTTTAGGGATTACTGTGGCACCAACCAttgggggtgctggggagagaatattttgactggaataagCTTAATGAAAGCGATGTATGCTGCAATTCAGCGCAACtattataaagcaagaaaagcacCATCACTGCCTTCTACCAAGTCTTTAAGACAGATCGACATGGCAGACTattaaagaaacaagattttaCCAATACATAGCATTCAATTTTTCCCCACAAAGTATCTCAcgctctcattttaaaaacatttttttattaaagaacatacACAGTATTGAAAGCTTAGAGTTATTTAAGAATCAGTTATGTCTTCAAACTGCCAGTATGTTTCCAATAACTTTCTTATGTATCTTGAATACTGTGTATGTTCAAAATGCCTTAAATCTTCCCGTAGCTGGTACAACTTTTCAATGTAAACATAATTCTTCTTGggttttcctcaagattttcctggtcttttttctgtgtcccctttttttgtttatggaaGTTGTATCGCTTGGCCATCGCTACAAGATCTTCTGGGACACTCTGATTTGctcttttcagaatttgaatCAATTCATTGGCAATCTTTGAATTATCTTGAGTGATAAGGGAAATTGACGTTCCAGTCTTTCCTGCTCGTCCAGTACGTCCTACTCTGTGGATATATTCTTCAATGTTTTGTGGGAAATCATAGTTATATACGTGTGTGATATCGTTAACATCAAGTCCTCGGGATACTAAATCAGTTGTAATCAATATCTtcacttttccacttttaaagtcTTCTAATGCTTCCTCTCGATCACATAGCTCTCTGTCACCATGTAGTGATTGCACAGGGAGGCCTTGGACACCAAAATCACTTGATAAGTCATCAACAACAAGTTTTCGGTTGACAAACactatgactttgtcttttggtgaCATATTCTCTAGGAATTCTTGGATAAGAGCtcgtttttctgcttctgtggtaaCGATTATATTTTGCTTCACTGTGTTTACAGCAACTAGATCCAGAGTGCCAACATAAACAATCATAGGCTCTTTCAAATAAGACTGTGCAAGTCTACGGACAGAATCTGGCCAAGTTGCACTTGTCATAACAGTCTGCCGATCTGGGCGcacatctaacaaaattttcttaatctggTGCTCAAGCCCCAGATGTAGCATTTTATCTGCCTCATCTAAGACCAAGTAGGTTATGCTTCGTAGGTCAACAAACTTATTCATTTGCAGGTCATTCAGTCTTCCAGGAGTTGCAATAATGATATCTACACTTTTGGTAATGCCTTGAATTTGTCCTTCTCTATTTCTACCACCATGTATACAAATACTTTTCAgacctttatatgaatatttagaacATTCAGCTTCCACCTGAAGAGCTAATTCTCTGGTGGGAGTGAGGACTAGCATGCCAGGTCCATTCCTTTGTTCTCTAGATATCGGTTGACCATCAAGATGAATAAACCCAGGCATTAAGTAGGACAATGTTTTGCCTGTGCCAGTTTGGGCAACTCCTATAAGATCTACTCCTTTTAAGGCAATGGGCCATGCCTGTGCCTGAATTGGTGTTGGTTTTTGAAAACCCGCCCTTGTTATGCTTTTCATAAGTTCTGTGTACAGACGGAAAGCGTCCTCAAATTCACAAGCTGGATTAGGGATGGGACGCTTCTCACCATCTTTCAAGTCATCACACATTacgttgtaattttctttcctccacttgtCTACCTGTTCTTTAGACATGGAGCTTGTAGCTTTGGATTCTGTGTAAAAGTCTTTCTTAATTGGTGGTAAATctgcccactttcttttttcccacgcCACGGCTTCTGCCTTAATACGATCCAAATCCATCAATGGCGGAGCTTCTCTGACAACGTTAACTGTGCTTACGTCTCTCCCAACAGGAGGTTGGGACGCAGCATTATCCACATCCGATTCTGAACGGtacctttcttgtcttttaataagAGTATCTATAGCTGCCTTGGCCTTTGCTTTCATATCTTTGCTGCCAAAAATTTTCACTACTGCTTCGCAATCCcccttttttatctgtattttagtgTTTGTCGAACGctgtaggtcttttatttttgacccaCCACGACCAATGACTGAGCCAACCAGGTGGTTCTCCAGTCTAAAGCAGAGTGGTGGTTCATGGGAGCCTGCGGCTCTAGGCCCCAAACCGCCTGAGGGGCCATTCCaactgctgcctctgccacctctgtcATCGCAGCTGGCCCCAGGAGCTCCTGGACTACGCTCTGCCCTCTTCCAGTCCGGGACCCGGGACATTGTAGGGTAGAGGTAGTGTCGGTGCCAGCTTCTGGCCTACATACGGTCAGGAGATGCGAGAAGGTCTGGTCTGCCgcctcccactctgcaggcttTGAAGTGGCTGTTACCTAAGCAACCAGTGTttgaggctgcagaggggaggggcgTTGAATGCCTGACCAATCACGGGGCCGGGACTAGTGTGACGTAAACAGGTGGCTGTGACGTACATTTAAAGAGGCACTCCCTCTCAGGGGCTGACCCTGCCAGCAATTACAGGACCCTGAGAGAGCGCCTTCCTAACTTTTGTGACCTGAGTGTCCAGCTCACTCTCACTCTCGTCATGATAGTTCTGGCTCAGCTTGGGGGCAACCTTGAAGCAGGCCTTAAATTTGTACACATTGAACTTTTTATAGGCCCATTAtttccataggagaaaaaaatagagttctaaaaaattaacttatttgtttgtatacttgtgtgtttatgtgtttatttgttttggtaaatttcttttGGAGTATCAACAATACTTGGTCTAGAGGAATTCATCACTCCCCTGCCCTCtagtgtaaattaaattataccatCAATGGTCTCTCAGGTACATACTCAGGGATGGCATTTTGCCTCTGATTCTTCAGCTAAACCCCAGCACTTGTCCAGGCAGTTTCCAGATATTATCACAGGGATGatggttagaagagaggcagAGTGCGGCCTGAGGGACCTTTGGGGGTGTTTTCAGCGGTTTGTCATTCTTCTCGGtgcctcttaattttttccctttccctgtggTTTCATATATTCTGAGATCTTAGCACTAGAAGGTTCTGTAGAAGTCATTTATCAGGTATAATGCAGAAGACAACCTGGCAGCAATCTGGACAGCTGGGCATCCAGCTTCTATTTGAACAATCCCAGAGGGTAACATTTGAgtttcttcaacatttcttgCTATGACATAGTTTCCCAGATCCACATcatcctgttccctctgctttggaAATGTCTCAATGAGGACCTTTTCTTATGCAGCAcatagatcttaaaaaaaaaatgcagaaatggcCTTACCATAAAAGTACTTTTAGGGCCTCTTCACCGAGCATGGCAGTTCTACTAATTTGACCTAAGATCTCCTGAGACAAAAAGCTGTTCGTAGTAACATAATGGGCACTTAAGTCCGTTCTTCTTCATCCTGaacttactctgttgattttttgtttttaatttgtttaactaaaagtaaactctatgtttatccttttatattcatCCCATTAAGTTTGGTCAATTGACGTAGCctattaagtttaattttagtgattattttctcatccatCATATTATCCCTAGTTTCAAATCTTCTGCCAATTTAATGttcatggcttctttctctcttcagacaAAGATGCTGATTAAAATTTGAACATGGTCCAGTATAAGATAAGAGTCTGTAAGACGTTGGGAAAAACTTTCTCTATGTCAgcacttttctggaaagaaactttttgaagaaagaaaaaagggttctgtccaaatatatttggaaaatgcaGCACCATACATTCCCTCTGATAAAGTTACCATGCTTAATAGATAGTCCCAAAGCTCTGATAATTACAAGCATTGAGATAATTAATTTCTTAACTGAAAGTTTCCCAAAGGAATTGGCCAATGGACCTCCTcatcaatttttagaataaacttattctttggaatactttcaaatttacagaacagtcacacagatagtataggggggttcccatatacccctcaacctgtttgtttcttctaatctTATCATCTCACATTACCGTGATCTATTTGTCAAATATAGGAAATCACTATTAGTgtgttactattaactaaactagtgaatttataccatcagtttttcaataatgcatttatattgagatataaacccagaaccattccttgacttgtggacaGGGGCTTGTATTCCTTTGCTATAAGGTGACTagcttttactgttgttttatgtgAGTGATATGGAAGAATAGAAGAAGCCTTGAAAGTGAAGTGAAGGAAGGTCATGTTATTGGGAGAGGGGTAGCTGTAAAATTTGAGTAGAGAGCAGTGCACTTTAAGGTGAAATCCATTGTGGTGAATTACTGGGATCATACAGAACTGATAGGAGACTTTTATGGGTATTGCAAGTACAGAGAGGGATTGTGCCTTCAGTGTCATTCATTAGCACCTATGATGGACCTTATCAGTTGGAAAAATTGGTTGTTATCTAATTAAGGGCCACCAGtataacattcttttcttcaaGTATCTCTACAGTAGTTTTGTCCCTTGTGTCTGAAATGTTCCCACTCAATATAAACCCCTGTGGCTTATCATGGTACTTTATTACCATGctcttgaaaaaacacaaaagtgcgATGTTGTCAGATGCTTTCGAGTGAAGTAACTGGCTAAGAGGTTCTTGTTgggcagagagacaaagaatgaAGGGATTGAGTTTCTGGTAAAGGTTAGGTAAAGTTTGTCTcaaggtaagaagaaaggtgatgtAAGGAATGACCAGAATGTGTTTAAGACAACCCAACGTTTTGTTTAGGGTGGTCCCTAGGACCTTATAGGCAACAGCAAGGTAGTAAAATACTGCAGGCAGTGAACTGGGCTAATTTTCAATAACTCTAATTTCCACAAACTCTCCTATAAATTAGTTAATTCTGCTGGCCTAAAATATTGCAGATGGGATTCCCttagaaatagtgttttatttaataaaccttcTTTGATGACCTAAGaaaaacttgactttttaaattctagttgGTGTTGATAATTATACTAATTATAGCAGATTTTACATCCATACagcactttacaatttataaGTACCCTTTTCAGAAATAGTCTTCTTGGGATGATatgtgagtgtacttcaaaaagttgataggaaaatagaattaaaatataaaagataatatgaatcttttcatgaaccttttgaagactcttcatataTCGGGCCATTACTCTGTTCAGAAGATGTGATATATTATGGCAAAAACTACCATGATCGTTGCACATactggtgtgtttattttgtgcataGAACCATACTCATACCATAGAGCTGAAAGAAGTTCGAGCGGTGTGGGATAGCAGTCAAGAACTCTGGAGCCTAAataactgggttcaaatctcacttcCACCACTTATTTTCTGTGAGTCCTTGAGCAAGTTCCAAACTTATTATGCCTTAGTTTTGCTATCTGTAGAATAGCATGCTAATACCTATCccatacacacatagagacacataTAAAGATACAGAAGTTGGTTCGTAGTAGGAACTCTCCCAGTGTCAATTATCCATGGTATAGGAATCAAAGGTGTTGAGAGACAACTACGGAGGTCACCAAATGCCTGTCCAAGGATTTCCCCAATAGAATTTCCTCTGGtccacatcaaaatgaaaaactaaggataatatttttttt is a window of Cynocephalus volans isolate mCynVol1 chromosome X, mCynVol1.pri, whole genome shotgun sequence DNA encoding:
- the LOC134366678 gene encoding probable ATP-dependent RNA helicase DDX53 produces the protein MSRVPDWKRAERSPGAPGASCDDRGGRGSSWNGPSGGLGPRAAGSHEPPLCFRLENHLVGSVIGRGGSKIKDLQRSTNTKIQIKKGDCEAVVKIFGSKDMKAKAKAAIDTLIKRQERYRSESDVDNAASQPPVGRDVSTVNVVREAPPLMDLDRIKAEAVAWEKRKWADLPPIKKDFYTESKATSSMSKEQVDKWRKENYNVMCDDLKDGEKRPIPNPACEFEDAFRLYTELMKSITRAGFQKPTPIQAQAWPIALKGVDLIGVAQTGTGKTLSYLMPGFIHLDGQPISREQRNGPGMLVLTPTRELALQVEAECSKYSYKGLKSICIHGGRNREGQIQGITKSVDIIIATPGRLNDLQMNKFVDLRSITYLVLDEADKMLHLGLEHQIKKILLDVRPDRQTVMTSATWPDSVRRLAQSYLKEPMIVYVGTLDLVAVNTVKQNIIVTTEAEKRALIQEFLENMSPKDKVIVFVNRKLVVDDLSSDFGVQGLPVQSLHGDRELCDREEALEDFKSGKVKILITTDLVSRGLDVNDITHVYNYDFPQNIEEYIHRVGRTGRAGKTGTSISLITQDNSKIANELIQILKRANQSVPEDLVAMAKRYNFHKQKKGTQ